The following DNA comes from Miscanthus floridulus cultivar M001 chromosome 5, ASM1932011v1, whole genome shotgun sequence.
GACGTCGTGCTCGACCTCCCGGCGCTCCGCTTCCTCGACCTCCGATTCAACGACTTCGAGGGCGCCGTCCCGCCCTGCCTATTCGACCGCCCGCTCGACGCCATCTTCCTCAACCACAACCGCCTCCGCTTCCAGCTCCCGGACAACTTCGGCAACTCGCCGGCGTCCGTCGTCGTCCTCGCGCACAACAGCTTCGGCGGCTGCCTCCCGGCGAGCGTCGCCAACATGTCCGGCACGCTCAACGAGATCCTGCTCATCAACAACGGCCTCACCTCCTGCTTCCCGCCGGAGATCGGCCTGCTGCGGGAGCTCACCGTGCTCGACGTCGGCTTCAACCAGCTCGCCGGCCCGCTGCCGCCGGAGCTCGCCCTCATGAGGAAGCTGGAGCAGCTGGACGTCGCGCACAACCTGCTCACCGGTGCGATACCGCCGGGGATATGCGACCTGCCGCGCCTCAAGAACTTCACCTTCGCCAACAACTTCTTCACGGGCGAGCCGCCGGCGTGCGCGCGCGTCGTGCCGCGGGACAGCGACCGGAGCAACTGCCTTCCCAACCGCCCCGCGCAGCGGACGACGCAGCAGTGCGCCGCGTTCTACGCCCGCCCACCTGTCAACTGCGCCCCGTTCCACTGCAAGCCGTTCGTCCCGCCCATGCCGCCGCCGCGGCTGCCATCACCGCCCCCGCCGATGCTCCCACCACCACCCCCGCCTTCGccacctccaccatcaccaccgccgccgtctccACTTCCGTCTCCTCCGCCGCCATCACCACCTCCGCCGTCACCACCGCTGCCctcaccaccgccacctccactgctgccgtcaccaccaccaccatcaccgctGCCCTCATCACCGCCGCCTCCACTGCtgccgtcaccaccgccaccatcaccacTGCCGCATTCcccacctccaccatcctcgcccCCTCCCGCGCCAGTCTACCACCCTCCACCACAGTGCCCGCCATGCCCCGTTCTGCCGCCACCGCTGCTCTGCACTCCAACGCATCCATGGCCTCCGCCACCACCATATTACCCCGGTCCATTGCCACCCACATACCCTGTCCGATACGCATCACCTCCTCCCCCACAGCAGCACCATCCATGGCCATCAGTATACCCATATCAATATGGATCGCCACCACCCCCTCCGCTGCATTGATAGAAAGAATCTCAAACGCAAGGAAGGGTAGTTGGTTTTGCTCTTGCCCCTCTGGCTAGGGCTAGCAGTTGCCAGATTCAGCCGATGTACGTGGTCATTGTCATGCTTAGCAAATAGTGTTGGTTGATGGCTACAGGCCTCAAGAGAGCGTGGTAAGCTCCAGAATTTTCTGAATTATAgtttgttggtgtcggtgcagccGTTGGTGCTGAAAGGGATTGGATTGAAAGTGATGGGTTTAGGCTTGGGAGGGGTGGTTAATTGGCTGTGAATAAGAAGAGTTTGAGAGGGACAGAGGAGGATTGTAGGTGCAGGGATATATCATATATCtgggtgtatagagaagtttcaGTTCTGTTAAGTTCAGTCAGACATAAAAGTTTTAGAACAACAAAATTCCAGTGTCATTTGTTCCTTTTTGTATCACAGCTATTGTCAGTTATCTATTCTTATATTATTCAGTTCTTTTTTAGCATTATCATTTTTATTTATCTTTTTCTGGGTTCTGTTTATTCTCTGCAACATGTTAGTcttgttattatttttaaatcaTCTTTGTTTTTCCTTTCCTCTTCTTGTTGTGTTCTGTTACTTTCTGCAAGCGATTCATTGCATACAGCAGTTTACAATGAAATCAGAAACATGTTTTGGATAAAACTTTTCATTTTCCATTCCACCAGTTCCTGGCTAACCTGTATAATTAGGGGATGACCTGGCTTTGTGTTTGCCCCTGTGGTTTGAATGGCATTGAGAACATTAGCGCTAGTTGATCTGATTGTGATAGGGACTGTAAGAGTTTAGGTTATATTAATCTGcagttggttttttttttttttttttttggaaagaggCAGTTGGCTTGGTTTGTGTCCCATTCCTTGAGCAGCTTCAGCTTCAAGTGGATGAAAGAAATTCCACTCCCTGTAGAAGTATAGGTACCTCAATCTGGTAGCAGGATTTTGAACTTCTTTTTAACTCACACAAGCAGATTTTTGAACTAGTATATGCACATCGAAATGGCATGTTGTTTTTCAATTTTGCACATGCTACCAAAGGCGCAACAAAAATATGTAAAGAACGGTGCAACTTTCTTCAGGATTTGGTGTCTTTGTCTCGTAAAGGTATGGCCGAGGTGCCGATATATCCTGGCTTTCGTACCATGTGCGTGCTTGCTTGCTTCTCAAGTACGTATCTTGGTCAGAACTCAGCAACACTTGTGATCTAGAAGCAATATATTTTGCCAGCTCTTGCGAGCTACTGCCACTGGTGGCTGctatgatgtttatatatatactaatttacgataatgtcaa
Coding sequences within:
- the LOC136451504 gene encoding leucine-rich repeat extensin-like protein 3, with protein sequence MRGAVFLALLAAAAAAVFGGAAAAAAVDPSWRFPSRRLRDAYVALQTWKRQAIFSDPYNLTADWVGPGVCNYTGVYCAPLPSGRDRGALAVAGVDLNHGDIAGFLPPELGLLSDLALLHLNSNRFCGVLPTALRRLRLLHELDLSNNRFVGPFPDVVLDLPALRFLDLRFNDFEGAVPPCLFDRPLDAIFLNHNRLRFQLPDNFGNSPASVVVLAHNSFGGCLPASVANMSGTLNEILLINNGLTSCFPPEIGLLRELTVLDVGFNQLAGPLPPELALMRKLEQLDVAHNLLTGAIPPGICDLPRLKNFTFANNFFTGEPPACARVVPRDSDRSNCLPNRPAQRTTQQCAAFYARPPVNCAPFHCKPFVPPMPPPRLPSPPPPMLPPPPPPSPPPPSPPPPSPLPSPPPPSPPPPSPPLPSPPPPPLLPSPPPPSPLPSSPPPPLLPSPPPPSPLPHSPPPPSSPPPAPVYHPPPQCPPCPVLPPPLLCTPTHPWPPPPPYYPGPLPPTYPVRYASPPPPQQHHPWPSVYPYQYGSPPPPPLH